A stretch of the Planctomycetota bacterium genome encodes the following:
- a CDS encoding sulfotransferase — translation MNPPQAARPAKPQDQRRLKAIEPVQAALESDRVAEGWQHGQAALRRYPSDPQLHLMMAALAERMGAEDRARHHAEQAMKQGPNAGALVALSRIERRAGNTDRALHLIDDALKMVPGDLPLLMHRVGTLEEAGRLDEARAVIDPMIERLEAEGRPLPPHLRYELAKLLIHEKDYQRAVEVVDAFAADAATPRTLSCLGYYLRAKAQDRSGDYAAAFGSATIANDKGREAWDPAAYEQQVTRVIETWTAENMADFPLSTCQSEVPIFVAGMPRSGTSLIDQIIDAHPRAAGVGELSSIERFAAQLDAAYNADAAPAKRFGSINRFRWTRVADDYVKELGTLAPGADRVVNKAMGNNRLVGLLARLFPRTRIIHAMRDPRDVAISCYMGAFNNVALPWTTRLDWVAHAWEQSERMMAHWAQTLDIPILDLRYEDLVSDPGTQFPRLIEFIGLEWDDACREFYKSRRTVRTLSYDQVNRPLYTTSAGRHANYAEQIAGVDFPEYPAA, via the coding sequence ATGAATCCACCGCAGGCGGCGCGGCCCGCGAAGCCGCAGGACCAGCGCAGGCTGAAGGCGATCGAGCCCGTGCAGGCGGCGCTCGAGAGCGATCGCGTCGCCGAGGGGTGGCAGCACGGGCAGGCGGCCCTCCGGCGGTACCCGTCCGATCCCCAGCTGCACCTGATGATGGCGGCGCTGGCCGAGCGGATGGGCGCCGAGGACCGCGCCCGCCACCACGCCGAGCAGGCGATGAAGCAGGGACCCAACGCTGGTGCGCTCGTGGCGTTGTCGCGCATCGAGCGTCGCGCGGGCAACACCGACCGCGCCCTGCACCTGATCGACGACGCGCTCAAGATGGTGCCGGGCGACCTGCCCCTGCTCATGCACCGCGTGGGCACGCTGGAGGAAGCCGGTCGGCTGGACGAGGCCCGCGCCGTCATCGATCCGATGATCGAACGGCTCGAGGCCGAGGGCCGGCCGCTGCCCCCCCACCTGCGGTACGAGCTGGCCAAGCTGCTCATCCACGAGAAGGACTACCAGCGGGCGGTCGAGGTCGTCGATGCGTTCGCCGCCGACGCCGCCACGCCCCGCACGCTGTCGTGCCTTGGGTACTACCTGCGGGCCAAGGCCCAGGATCGCTCGGGCGACTACGCCGCGGCGTTCGGATCGGCCACGATCGCCAACGACAAGGGCCGCGAGGCCTGGGACCCGGCGGCCTACGAGCAGCAGGTCACGCGGGTGATCGAGACGTGGACCGCGGAGAACATGGCCGACTTCCCGCTGTCGACCTGCCAGAGCGAGGTGCCGATCTTCGTCGCGGGCATGCCCCGCTCGGGCACGAGCTTGATCGACCAGATCATCGACGCCCACCCGCGGGCGGCGGGCGTGGGCGAGCTGTCGTCGATCGAGCGGTTCGCGGCGCAGCTCGACGCCGCGTACAACGCCGACGCCGCGCCCGCCAAGCGTTTCGGCAGCATCAACCGCTTCCGCTGGACGCGGGTGGCCGACGACTACGTCAAGGAGCTCGGCACGCTGGCGCCGGGCGCGGATCGCGTGGTCAACAAGGCGATGGGCAACAACCGGCTGGTCGGGCTGCTGGCGCGGCTGTTCCCTAGGACGCGGATCATCCACGCGATGCGAGACCCGCGGGACGTGGCGATCTCGTGCTACATGGGCGCGTTCAACAACGTCGCGCTGCCCTGGACCACGCGGCTGGACTGGGTCGCCCACGCCTGGGAGCAGTCCGAGCGGATGATGGCCCACTGGGCGCAGACACTGGACATCCCGATCCTAGACCTGCGATACGAGGACCTCGTGAGCGATCCCGGCACGCAGTTCCCGAGGCTCATCGAGTTCATCGGCCTGGAGTGGGACGACGCCTGCCGCGAGTTCTACAAGAGCCGCCGCACCGTTCGCACGCTCAGCTACGACCAGGTCAACCGGCCGCTGTACACCACGTCGGCCGGGCGGCACGCGAACTACGCCGAGCAGATCGCGGGGGTCGACTTCCCCGAGTACCCCGCTGCATGA